A DNA window from Bacteroidota bacterium contains the following coding sequences:
- a CDS encoding amino acid permease, with protein MEKKNISYYTATAVVISNMIGTGVFTSLGYQVMGIKSGFALLLLWLIGGVAALLGALCYGELGAALPRSGGEYNYLSKIFHPALGFLSGWVSATVGFAAPVAAASMAFAEYLKKGGDLSPVLIGSTDISSGLFAAIIILLVTCIHFLKVKIGSRFQNTFTAISIVTILIIVINGLLTGHTGDADFTPNNAALHEVLSSSFAISFFFVTFAYSGWNAAAYIAGEMENVQENLPKALLRGTAFVTLLYILLNFVFLYTTPLAEMEGKKEVGFVAATYIFGTVGGKIMALIIAIKLISTISSMTLAGPRIISVMGEDFPLFKKLAQKNKYEVPAYAILVQSVIALVFVFTSTFDQVITFIGFTLNLFTFLTVAGLVVLRIKQPDLPRPFKTPFYPLTPIVFMAISIWLIYFGIADKPLVSLAAITTVLSGLIFYYFGKRSISL; from the coding sequence ATGGAGAAAAAAAATATCAGCTACTATACCGCAACGGCTGTTGTAATTTCAAACATGATCGGCACAGGCGTATTTACCAGCCTTGGTTACCAGGTGATGGGCATCAAATCGGGATTTGCATTATTGTTGCTTTGGCTCATTGGCGGTGTAGCGGCTTTATTGGGAGCTTTGTGTTACGGCGAGTTAGGAGCAGCGTTGCCGCGATCGGGTGGTGAGTATAATTATCTTTCAAAAATATTTCATCCGGCATTGGGGTTTTTATCCGGCTGGGTATCGGCCACTGTCGGATTCGCCGCGCCTGTTGCTGCCGCTTCTATGGCATTTGCCGAATATTTAAAAAAAGGTGGTGATTTATCCCCCGTTCTAATTGGGAGCACTGACATCAGCTCCGGACTGTTTGCCGCCATCATCATTCTTCTTGTGACTTGTATCCACTTTTTAAAAGTAAAGATCGGAAGCCGCTTCCAAAATACTTTTACGGCAATAAGCATCGTAACAATTCTGATCATTGTTATAAACGGACTGCTCACCGGGCACACCGGCGATGCTGACTTTACACCCAACAACGCCGCACTTCATGAAGTATTAAGTTCCTCATTCGCCATCTCCTTTTTCTTTGTAACCTTTGCTTATTCCGGATGGAACGCGGCCGCATACATAGCAGGTGAAATGGAAAACGTACAGGAAAACCTGCCCAAAGCATTATTACGTGGTACCGCATTTGTTACACTTTTATATATCCTGCTGAATTTTGTCTTTTTGTATACAACTCCATTGGCTGAGATGGAAGGGAAAAAAGAAGTTGGATTTGTTGCGGCAACATATATTTTCGGGACAGTAGGCGGAAAAATAATGGCACTCATCATTGCTATAAAATTAATTTCCACCATCAGCTCTATGACACTCGCAGGCCCGCGCATAATAAGTGTTATGGGTGAGGATTTTCCCCTGTTTAAAAAACTTGCGCAAAAAAATAAATATGAAGTTCCGGCGTATGCCATACTTGTTCAATCGGTCATCGCACTGGTTTTTGTTTTCACTTCAACCTTCGACCAGGTGATAACATTTATCGGCTTTACATTGAACCTGTTCACTTTTCTGACTGTGGCGGGATTAGTCGTATTACGCATCAAACAACCCGACCTTCCCCGACCTTTCAAAACACCCTTTTACCCGTTAACACCGATTGTCTTTATGGCTATCAGTATCTGGCTGATTTATTTTGGCATTGCCGATAAGCCCCTCGTATCATTGGCAGCCATAACAACAGTATTAAGCGGACTTATATTTTATTATTTTGGAAAACGATCCATCTCGCTTTGA